In a single window of the Halobaculum lipolyticum genome:
- a CDS encoding branched-chain amino acid ABC transporter permease, whose product MVSTGLLDALTTGLVTGSIIAAGALGLSLIYSIAEVPNFAHGDMITIGAYLALVFNKPAAIPFLPDSVPLVGTTSLAVAGVLAVGLGATFSAGYELTVFRRFRRKDADLITMVIVSLGLALILRNAVLFLAGSKNVSYATEPVRDVFWDAYLSGFGLTIQLTQRRAGEIVTLAQWGYAWWLAAAILAAAVGVGYAVYRERSAGEGFDVVHLVDPRVLGVGAGLATLLALAALLRFQSGVVADPLASTRVGTSWKDGTVVVVTGLAMLALNVLLKTTKLGKAMRATADNLDLAEVRGVDVDRVQLVVWVVAGLLAAVAGVLAGWSASNVNPNMGFSLLLPVFAAVIMGGIRSPYGSALAGLVIGLSMDLGVYFLPPSLAVYREAIAFVILIAVLLVRPEGLWGDV is encoded by the coding sequence GTGGTCTCGACCGGGCTGCTTGACGCGCTCACGACGGGACTGGTCACCGGGAGCATCATCGCCGCCGGGGCGCTGGGGCTGTCGCTGATCTACAGCATCGCGGAGGTCCCGAACTTCGCCCACGGCGACATGATCACGATCGGCGCGTACCTCGCGCTGGTGTTCAACAAGCCGGCCGCGATCCCGTTCCTGCCGGACTCGGTGCCGCTCGTCGGCACCACCTCGCTGGCGGTCGCGGGCGTCCTCGCGGTCGGCCTCGGGGCGACGTTCAGCGCCGGCTACGAACTGACGGTGTTCCGGCGGTTCCGGCGGAAGGACGCCGACCTGATCACGATGGTCATCGTCTCGCTCGGCCTGGCGCTGATCTTACGCAACGCGGTGCTGTTCCTCGCGGGGTCGAAGAACGTCAGCTACGCGACCGAGCCGGTCCGCGACGTGTTCTGGGACGCCTACCTCTCCGGGTTCGGGCTGACGATCCAGCTGACCCAACGGCGGGCCGGCGAGATCGTGACGCTCGCGCAGTGGGGGTACGCCTGGTGGCTCGCCGCGGCGATCCTCGCGGCGGCCGTCGGCGTCGGCTACGCGGTGTACCGCGAGCGGTCGGCCGGCGAGGGGTTCGACGTCGTCCACCTCGTCGACCCGCGCGTGCTCGGCGTCGGTGCCGGGCTGGCGACGCTGCTCGCGCTCGCCGCGCTGCTGCGGTTCCAGTCGGGCGTCGTCGCGGACCCGCTGGCGTCGACGCGCGTCGGCACCAGCTGGAAGGACGGCACCGTCGTCGTCGTCACCGGGCTGGCGATGCTCGCGCTCAACGTCCTGCTGAAGACGACCAAGCTCGGCAAGGCGATGCGCGCGACCGCCGACAACCTCGACCTCGCGGAGGTGCGCGGCGTCGACGTCGACCGCGTGCAACTGGTGGTCTGGGTCGTCGCGGGCCTGCTCGCCGCCGTCGCCGGCGTCCTCGCCGGCTGGTCGGCGTCGAACGTCAACCCCAACATGGGCTTTTCCCTGCTCCTGCCGGTGTTCGCCGCGGTCATCATGGGCGGCATCCGGTCGCCGTACGGGTCGGCGCTGGCCGGCCTCGTCATCGGCCTCAGCATGGAC
- a CDS encoding MFS transporter — MPVTLRLLPHALVASTGYVLFAVAALPDLLSARLGIGPSAFGLLTSAPLGAFVLVQPLASRLSDRRPTAVVLLWAAAVHVALAAALDLAEGFATLLALRFAWGLVAGLVLSVGATHVARLRRGPGSTLEQGVFGGMLTLGGAAAFLLAGPVVAATGGPGLHAVGIVPGVVALACGLRNRGDRRTAPRVSSNAQASDDSGTSTDGPGGRSARETLATVTNPTVLVAALSYVAVIGSYVTLSTFVTSYFGELGVLGPLNALVLVGATAGRVAGGVAGWRFPGSDATFVVVSVAAAAAGFAALASGPGGRLLVALPFATMVALSVPFGAVFDLAAGATEAEGVALAAVVAAGNVAALVLPPVAGALRETTGGYAGVFGMLALLNGVTAVCAVALAGGRHAEGGR, encoded by the coding sequence GTGCCGGTCACGCTACGGCTCCTCCCGCACGCGCTCGTGGCGTCGACGGGGTACGTCCTGTTCGCCGTCGCGGCGCTCCCGGACCTGCTGTCGGCGCGGCTCGGGATCGGTCCGTCCGCGTTCGGCCTGTTGACCAGCGCGCCGCTGGGCGCGTTCGTGCTCGTCCAGCCGCTCGCCTCGCGACTGAGCGACCGGCGGCCGACGGCGGTCGTCCTGCTGTGGGCGGCGGCGGTCCACGTCGCGCTCGCGGCGGCGCTGGATCTGGCCGAGGGCTTCGCGACGCTGCTGGCGCTCCGGTTCGCGTGGGGACTGGTCGCGGGGCTGGTCCTCTCGGTCGGCGCGACCCACGTCGCGCGGCTGCGACGTGGACCCGGCTCGACGCTGGAGCAGGGCGTCTTCGGCGGGATGCTGACGCTGGGGGGCGCCGCGGCGTTCCTGCTCGCCGGCCCGGTCGTCGCGGCGACCGGCGGGCCGGGGCTGCACGCCGTCGGGATCGTCCCCGGCGTCGTGGCGCTCGCCTGTGGCCTGCGGAACCGGGGGGACCGGCGCACCGCACCGCGGGTCTCGTCGAACGCGCAGGCGTCGGACGACTCCGGCACGTCGACGGACGGCCCGGGCGGGCGGTCGGCCCGGGAGACGCTGGCGACGGTCACGAACCCGACCGTGCTCGTGGCCGCGCTGTCGTACGTCGCGGTCATCGGCTCGTACGTCACGCTGTCGACGTTCGTCACCTCGTACTTCGGGGAACTGGGCGTGCTCGGGCCGCTGAACGCGTTGGTGTTGGTCGGGGCGACGGCCGGCAGGGTCGCCGGCGGCGTCGCCGGCTGGCGGTTCCCCGGGAGCGACGCGACGTTCGTCGTGGTGTCGGTCGCGGCCGCCGCCGCGGGCTTCGCCGCGCTGGCGAGCGGTCCCGGGGGGCGGCTGCTGGTCGCGCTCCCGTTCGCGACGATGGTCGCCCTCTCGGTCCCGTTCGGGGCGGTGTTCGACCTCGCCGCCGGCGCGACCGAGGCGGAGGGCGTCGCCCTCGCGGCGGTCGTCGCCGCGGGCAACGTCGCCGCGCTCGTGTTGCCGCCGGTCGCGGGCGCGCTCCGGGAGACGACTGGTGGGTACGCGGGCGTCTTCGGGATGCTCGCGCTCCTCAACGGAGTGACGGCGGTCTGTGCGGTCGCGCTGGCCGGCGGACGGCACGCGGAGGGGGGACGGTGA